The Topomyia yanbarensis strain Yona2022 chromosome 3, ASM3024719v1, whole genome shotgun sequence nucleotide sequence GGAAAAGCAATTGACCGGgtgggatggtgcttttgaaaaagtggctttagtttaataaatgctttatatggataaaccggtgacaaagttgaacgcatttttttccaacgcatactatcaagcgttcaattcttgtAGATGCTCACcgaaagttctttgaaccttaaGCTTCgatagaagttattaaactgcGTGTTGGTTATGCCactttttaaatacatttttcgaCTAGAACATTCTAGTTCCACAGTATAAAGAGAGCTAACACCAACTTTACAAAAGAGAGAACACAATGAGCCTTTTCTTTTGATTGgtgaaaaatataaacaattagTTAAGTACGAGGATAAGTTTACGTTTTAAGTGTCAAATCTTTTTCTGTGGTAATGAACATTTTTTATAGAAAGTGACACACATATTTGTGTATGAAAGTTTATTTCAACTTTGATATACATTACTCACTGGGGACACCATTCTGCAGTTGGAATATCCGAAATATCAACAGGAATCGAGGTAACAGTCTCTCTTCTCTGATGTTGTTCACTTATGTTCACGCGTTGTCGCTCCCTCTCGTATATCCTTTTCAGCATATCAAGACTCGTAAACCGTACCTCATCAGCTTTCGGGTGTACCTCGCTCGAATAAGTATCCCCTAGTTTGGTCGCGTTACCACTTTGAAAGTGAACTTTGTAATGATCTCGTAAATCCGTCAACAGCCTGAAGCTCGATGTGCAGCGGTCACATTGATAGAGATTATCACTTCCAAGATGAGTACGACTGTGTTTCACTAAGTCGTTAATTTGAGAGTAGGAACGCTCACAAAAATGACATTTGTAAGGTCGTTCACCGGTATGAATACGCTTGTGGCGCTTCAGATGGTCCGATGCGGCAAACCTGAGATACAGGGTGAAAATATGTAATAAATTCGGAAATACATGTAATACAACTTTGCAATAGATAACGCAAACTTTAACATAATCCTGTATGGCAAAAAACTGAATTGTTCAATTTAGGTTAACTCTACATGTTTACAGTCATTAGGTGAAGCTGTCGTACACTTGCTACTCCACCTACTCCAAAAAAAATGTAATCAAGGGACAAATCATCAAGTGAGAGTAAATTATCCGTTGTCTGTTAGTGTGCTAATAAAAATGCCTCACCTTAGATCACAAACATCACAAGGAAAAGGTCGATCACCTGCAAtacaaaaaatgtattcaaTTATATTTTCATCTTTGAAAAAGTTTCACCCTAACCGGAATGAATTCGCTCATGCTTAACCAGCGAGTTCTTCATCGTGAACCTAGTGCCGCAAGTCTCGCAAGCCCACCGTTTCTCCTTGGTGTGCGTAACCATATGAGTTGCCTTCTCTGCTTTGGTGTAGAACTTCGAAGGACACTGATCACAAGAGAATGTTTTGCGACCAGAGTGCCGCATCAGATGCTGTCTGAGATTACTGTTGTCATTGAATCCTTTGCCGCAAATCGTACACAGGAAAGGTTGCCGGCTGGAGTGGCGGCGGGTGTGTTCACGTAAGCGACCGGCAGTATGGAACTTTTTATCACACAACTGACAAGCAAACGCTGGGTCTAGATCGGTTTTTTCCTCGTCGCATTTATTGCTAGGGTTTCGATCACCTGGATGGAATTTTCTCAGATGCCTTTTTAGAGACGATTTACTGCTGAACTTTTTTGAGCAGAGAACGCAATGCTCTCCAGTGTCAGGAATTTGAGTGTTCTGTTCCAAATTGGATATATTTTCTATTGTTGCCGCTCCTTCACTTTCATTTTGGGAATCTGACAAAGGATTACTGTGGACCAACGGGTAGTCCTCAGCTATATTACGAATATGACTACTATCCGGGTGTATTTTTTTCTCCTGCCTTCTTGGAGATGTATTATTACAGAAATTTTGTAGGCAAAGTCCACCCTGTTTTTCATTAACCTGGTTTTGACTATTTTCTTCTGACATGAGCATATTTTCATTTGCCTTAATTTCATCACATTCATTTAACGGATCTGACATAGAAATGTGACTCTCGGGGTGTATTTTTCTCAGATGCTCTTTTAGCGATGCATCATTTAGGAACATTTCCAGACATAGAAAGCAATGTTTTCCAGAATCTGCGAATTGGGAATTCTGTTCCGATATAGATAAATCTCCATTGGATTTTTTGCTTTCATTATTCAGGTTTGTCATCAAATGTCGATCACCAGATTTAGCAGAAATAAATGATTCATTACTTTGGTCGTATTGCAATTTGACGACACACGGGTGCATTACAGTAATATCATTGCTGTCCTCAGCCACAGCTTCGGCCTCAATTTGATCATGTTCAGTTTTAAAATACCTGCTCAATGGAGTATCCATACTATCTGATGATTCCggaatttcaacaaaattgacATCAGTATTTTCTAGCTTTACTATGCAAAGCTCCCGTAGTTTACGATCCGATTCGACGCACTTTTCATACAGTTCGTATGCTGACACAACTTTCTTCCGACAAGTTATACAAACACTTCGAGGGAAACTGAACGGTTCCATCGGATCAGAGAATACTTCGGAGCAGATTAAACTAAGCATTTTGAACAGGCTAAGCTTACTTGAGCTCGACAGATCGTAGATATTTTCTGCAGCGATATTCGAAGTATTCCGTAAACAAATTCGACAAAGCAGGGATATTTCAGGTGCCATAGCTGAGTCCTCCAAGACGCCTTGCCAAATGAACACATGCGTTTCTCTAAAAGGAAATCAAAAAGAATAATGTGTTATGGAGAAATAGCTCTA carries:
- the LOC131687182 gene encoding zinc finger protein 454-like; protein product: MAPEISLLCRICLRNTSNIAAENIYDLSSSSKLSLFKMLSLICSEVFSDPMEPFSFPRSVCITCRKKVVSAYELYEKCVESDRKLRELCIVKLENTDVNFVEIPESSDSMDTPLSRYFKTEHDQIEAEAVAEDSNDITVMHPCVVKLQYDQSNESFISAKSGDRHLMTNLNNESKKSNGDLSISEQNSQFADSGKHCFLCLEMFLNDASLKEHLRKIHPESHISMSDPLNECDEIKANENMLMSEENSQNQVNEKQGGLCLQNFCNNTSPRRQEKKIHPDSSHIRNIAEDYPLVHSNPLSDSQNESEGAATIENISNLEQNTQIPDTGEHCVLCSKKFSSKSSLKRHLRKFHPGDRNPSNKCDEEKTDLDPAFACQLCDKKFHTAGRLREHTRRHSSRQPFLCTICGKGFNDNSNLRQHLMRHSGRKTFSCDQCPSKFYTKAEKATHMVTHTKEKRWACETCGTRFTMKNSLVKHERIHSGDRPFPCDVCDLRFAASDHLKRHKRIHTGERPYKCHFCERSYSQINDLVKHSRTHLGSDNLYQCDRCTSSFRLLTDLRDHYKVHFQSGNATKLGDTYSSEVHPKADEVRFTSLDMLKRIYERERQRVNISEQHQRRETVTSIPVDISDIPTAEWCPQ